A stretch of the Vibrio aquimaris genome encodes the following:
- a CDS encoding DUF2247 family protein, whose amino-acid sequence MKYLPSLPTYSFTSSLATVSWREILVAVQKRFVSREFAIQAAMAELALLDEYPEQLLDLASLNKNDDIHPYIDELASIQPELDEEVILRKWLFLILAWVYENRECCSDPLGVVEQIYADFEYPESIVGFVRYMPTEEPDLGSSEKNTARLLEKWSEFLEVEKESI is encoded by the coding sequence ATGAAATATTTACCTAGTCTACCTACTTATAGTTTTACTTCGTCTCTAGCCACAGTATCCTGGCGAGAAATTTTGGTAGCTGTTCAGAAGCGATTTGTATCTCGAGAATTTGCGATTCAGGCCGCAATGGCTGAACTTGCATTACTTGATGAATATCCGGAACAGTTATTAGATCTTGCGTCACTCAATAAAAACGATGATATTCACCCATATATTGATGAACTAGCTTCCATACAACCAGAGTTGGATGAAGAAGTGATTTTGAGAAAATGGTTGTTTCTGATTTTAGCTTGGGTGTATGAAAATCGAGAGTGCTGTTCTGATCCATTGGGAGTAGTAGAACAGATTTATGCCGATTTTGAATACCCTGAATCTATAGTTGGTTTTGTTAGATATATGCCCACCGAAGAACCAGATCTTGGTTCTAGTGAAAAAAATACAGCGCGTTTATTAGAAAAGTGGAGCGAATTTTTAGAGGTCGAAAAAGAAAGTATTTAA
- a CDS encoding inosine/guanosine kinase, with protein MKFPGQRKSKHYFPTHARDPLVNQMKQTPKLFRPIIVGVGQTIVDIEARVDDDFLAKYDLSKGHSLVVEESTADELYAELVNRELITHQYPGDTIGNTLHNYSVLADSKSVLLGVMSKNIEVGSFAYRYLCRTSSRMNLNHLQMVEGAIGRCYTLISKDGERTFAINEGYMNKLRPDSIPEDVFDKASALIVSSYLMRGKPEDPMPKAVARAIEIAKSKNVPVVLTLGTKWVIEGNAEWWQDYIKENISIVAMNEEEGEALTGEKDPLLAADKALEWVDLVLCTAGPVGLYMAGYTEDSVKRTTELPLLPGNIAEFNKYEFSRAMRKEDCTTPIKVYSHIGPYLGGPLEIKNTNGAGDAALSALLHDMAANSHHHMNVPNSSKHDHPYLTYSSLSQICKYANRVSYEVLTQHSPRLSRALPEREDSLEETYWDR; from the coding sequence ATGAAATTTCCTGGACAACGTAAATCTAAGCACTACTTCCCTACTCACGCTAGAGATCCACTTGTCAACCAAATGAAGCAAACACCAAAGCTTTTTAGGCCGATTATCGTCGGTGTTGGTCAGACAATTGTTGATATCGAAGCAAGAGTTGATGACGACTTCTTAGCAAAATATGACTTGAGCAAAGGTCATTCATTAGTGGTTGAAGAAAGTACAGCGGATGAATTATATGCTGAGCTGGTCAATCGCGAGCTAATCACGCACCAATACCCCGGAGATACTATTGGCAACACGCTGCATAACTACTCCGTACTCGCAGACAGTAAGTCTGTTTTACTGGGTGTGATGTCTAAGAATATCGAAGTTGGCTCGTTCGCTTATCGCTATTTATGTAGAACATCATCGCGAATGAACCTCAATCATTTGCAAATGGTGGAAGGTGCTATCGGGCGTTGTTACACCCTAATCTCTAAAGATGGTGAGCGAACCTTTGCGATAAACGAAGGGTATATGAATAAGCTCCGTCCAGATAGTATTCCTGAGGATGTATTCGATAAAGCCTCTGCACTTATCGTTTCGTCCTATTTGATGCGCGGTAAACCCGAAGACCCAATGCCTAAAGCGGTAGCCAGAGCTATAGAAATTGCTAAGTCTAAAAATGTCCCAGTGGTTTTAACTTTAGGGACAAAATGGGTCATTGAAGGTAATGCCGAATGGTGGCAAGACTACATCAAAGAAAATATTTCGATTGTTGCGATGAATGAAGAGGAAGGAGAAGCACTTACTGGTGAGAAAGACCCTCTTCTGGCTGCCGACAAAGCTCTTGAATGGGTTGATCTTGTGCTATGTACCGCAGGTCCTGTAGGTTTATACATGGCAGGATACACGGAAGATTCGGTCAAGCGAACAACAGAGCTGCCATTGCTTCCCGGCAATATTGCTGAATTTAATAAATATGAATTTAGCCGCGCTATGCGCAAAGAAGATTGCACTACACCTATCAAAGTATACTCTCATATCGGTCCATACTTAGGCGGCCCACTTGAGATCAAAAATACCAACGGTGCAGGAGACGCGGCACTATCGGCACTTTTGCATGACATGGCAGCTAACAGTCACCACCATATGAATGTACCTAATTCATCTAAACACGATCACCCCTACCTGACTTATTCTTCTCTATCGCAGATTTGTAAGTATGCAAACCGTGTAAGCTATGAAGTATTAACCCAGCATTCCCCTCGTTTATCAAGAGCTTTGCCAGAAAGGGAAGATAGCCTTGAAGAAACTTATTGGGATCGTTAA
- a CDS encoding methyl-accepting chemotaxis protein encodes MNIKNKLYSLGAVAVLGVASLLLTTSHFAQTSEQLNKATLLVAKLEIRLLNLRRNEKDFLLRKDMKYLDKFDENMDIFLGLESELSPVLEANDLPSSASVRDGILKYQAGFTNLVNGYNALGLKSEEKLRGQYNSALSNIKSSLSSDQLVSLAEFDSGVAKGEVKESLLPYNSSQVLSTAKDVVAQMKVIGLKYNEGLLGETRGLSHNVEKQFKTFAAALAEQSETTRKSLDAIKQGVSLAVMIFILVFIWQISRSINQQVSALLGIIQEIAQSNNVSLRSQLKGNNELVSIGTYFNRLLDKLEDLISGTQAKSSELSSSTQSMHDELHGVIEQFHIQADHTSTMATSVQEMVSTINEISESTAVAVEGVHQATINAQSGRSVVEETVRNIGELSQILSDSQGSISSLNDHVDKIGDAVNIIQGIAEQTNLLALNAAIEAARAGEQGRGFAVVADEVRALASRTHQSTEEITKVVTDIQTQMATVVTNIDQCNEQGQQTLTASETLDDSLGQIITDMTNIQANSERIASAIEEQGSVMNQVSDSITELNTISEGNMQSAQNCLTEVDKVSNQAGDMDQAVAEFQTSK; translated from the coding sequence ATGAATATTAAGAATAAACTATATTCATTAGGTGCAGTCGCCGTTTTAGGAGTTGCCTCATTACTCTTGACGACCTCCCATTTTGCTCAAACTTCTGAGCAGCTCAACAAAGCGACCTTACTTGTCGCGAAGCTCGAAATTCGCCTCCTTAACTTAAGACGTAACGAAAAAGACTTCCTTCTACGAAAGGATATGAAGTACCTCGATAAGTTTGATGAGAACATGGATATTTTCCTCGGCTTAGAGTCTGAATTATCACCCGTATTAGAGGCTAATGATCTGCCCTCCAGCGCTTCAGTTCGCGATGGCATACTCAAATATCAAGCCGGATTTACTAACTTGGTCAATGGCTATAACGCATTGGGCTTAAAATCCGAAGAAAAATTGCGAGGTCAATACAATTCCGCACTGTCCAATATCAAGTCGTCACTCTCGAGTGATCAGCTTGTCAGCCTTGCAGAATTTGACTCGGGCGTAGCGAAAGGTGAAGTAAAAGAAAGCTTGTTACCTTACAACTCAAGCCAAGTACTCTCCACAGCTAAAGACGTAGTCGCACAGATGAAAGTTATTGGCCTTAAGTACAACGAAGGACTTTTGGGCGAAACTAGGGGTTTATCGCACAACGTTGAAAAGCAATTTAAAACATTCGCTGCAGCATTAGCCGAGCAAAGTGAAACTACTCGAAAAAGCCTAGACGCCATCAAACAAGGCGTAAGCCTCGCGGTGATGATCTTCATTTTGGTGTTTATTTGGCAGATATCCCGTTCGATCAACCAACAAGTTTCAGCCTTGCTTGGAATAATACAAGAGATTGCTCAATCAAATAATGTGTCCCTTCGCTCCCAGCTCAAAGGCAACAACGAGCTAGTCTCTATTGGTACTTACTTCAATCGCCTATTAGATAAGCTGGAAGATCTGATATCAGGAACACAAGCTAAATCGTCTGAACTTTCTAGTAGTACACAAAGTATGCACGATGAGTTACACGGTGTGATTGAACAATTCCACATTCAAGCGGATCACACCTCAACAATGGCAACATCTGTGCAGGAGATGGTTTCGACTATCAACGAGATTTCTGAAAGTACTGCTGTCGCTGTAGAAGGCGTTCATCAAGCGACAATCAATGCACAAAGTGGTCGTTCGGTGGTTGAAGAAACCGTAAGAAATATTGGTGAGTTGTCCCAAATCCTCTCTGACAGCCAAGGCTCCATTAGCTCACTTAATGACCATGTAGACAAGATTGGTGATGCGGTAAACATTATCCAAGGCATTGCTGAACAAACCAACCTACTCGCCTTGAATGCCGCGATAGAGGCGGCTCGTGCAGGCGAACAAGGCCGCGGGTTTGCTGTTGTGGCAGATGAAGTGCGAGCGTTAGCGAGCCGAACGCATCAATCAACCGAGGAAATCACCAAAGTCGTGACCGATATCCAGACTCAAATGGCGACAGTTGTCACCAACATCGACCAATGTAATGAACAAGGTCAGCAAACCTTAACGGCCTCTGAAACATTGGATGACAGCCTAGGTCAAATCATAACGGATATGACCAACATCCAAGCCAATTCAGAACGTATTGCCTCCGCAATTGAAGAGCAAGGTAGTGTTATGAATCAAGTGAGCGACAGCATTACTGAGTTAAATACTATTTCAGAGGGTAATATGCAATCTGCTCAAAATTGTCTTACGGAGGTTGATAAAGTATCCAATCAAGCTGGAGATATGGACCAAGCGGTTGCTGAGTTCCAAACTTCAAAATAG
- a CDS encoding RHS repeat-associated core domain-containing protein produces the protein MKIHKFIFFLLMFVVSSAHATRVDVYMKDVSRDTYQFYAKLVEPRPMVLIHGDVVTPIPLGPETPEIERTSYLRVWKQGSQWKAERFTPKQTTQYNEFVRTSQKNKLARAAHNSYSSSSSVYVRMGSYKFSINNYKSSPSVVQSGIVSGLIKSQFAYPYASFAQTENSISVDSYVTDGGQAALSLSIPFAQTQARLSFVENSYRIEGLESLKADPSVTVNTAGNLTTIDVEHEDKVVSYFFKTQTWVDDASGIKNANGSGWAKAPYQANYLSAIGQCERLKSQSEPSCYLPIQLDYGRSANLNKFPYLAGWKDDKQVVTNNYKYMGGVMAIVSRDTKQTSGSSRAKSTYSYTVNASGQPQFLSQESVPNPSSNTRNLTTYITHGDYAGLANKIERFGHIDNTEYRLSETDIEWRLTSNGQAQKARVVESVYDIDGNISQTKTIENSYDDQNRLEKRITITDNNNGEQVEDQVEYRFENDYAVGKIERRSVISPAYENGVSDQLVKEFEYVYRDDKLVEQITRQGGYTTSDAVTQDAKGRVTARVRKVNGQVVLRETSQYTGDNLTQRCENGQCIDYQYRTTATGRVETSSINGTPYEETHYDDKNRVVAKTARGITKKTEFYAIDDVPARLNEWVAVCPSDTVSVVYNATPSAMTCVTSRGQYQILKGMDDRFIISAELKQDKYSKQLLLPHFEGDEAVTYAVKGDAETREIEYEVNGQSESRSELLDNVTESYDKWGNVVRRYHDITGLLYQVDDHLGNTIRFTYNALGKLTSSELNSNPETKIVYVYDARGQRTQTIDPSRGDWKYHYNLKGQLAWQQDANGDRTEFSYDNFNRVIRMSTPESTVCYEFPTKLPLAEPKRVVKVAGRQQTCANQETIYEEVNTYEWPNGWLKKREITLEDGYTQTTSYEYNSNGQVKKETTPSRLGNEFALEIGYSNGSPYKWTNAQTGELYKEILAKDAQQRVTNVRFGNGLEEFYRYDRVSGQLLEQSATRSGSLVYRYEYRYNSDDLLSSRKRHFYYRNRSETSFEDEYRYDEQDRLKAHTIKQFCANGICQEINANGFISATSEFEYDKYGNITYKTGVGDYYYESADPFKLTRLEEENGETRHFTYDKNGNMLSDGLRQFRYESNRLVYVGRVSDNQDNTVVDRDETRFTYGPDGQQIVRTDKRFDVSSLEWVTEKSFSSGAYTYNQTSGNKQYETYGGNGFALTCSESSCSVAYSHTDRLGQQIMVTNAEGTITSQTFTDPFGSTHNVLMPEMDDAFAVSPTYSSMFGHVGVAGFDLIHMKGRVYDPYLARFIQADAFIKGKESVANYNRYTFNLNNPVNNIDPSGYFSFGGAFKSIGRGFKSLGKEIGRGFKKLAREASRVANQIRAEAKRAESRVRNEVKRAESRVRNEVQRVERQIRHEAKRFERRARHEVGRWESDVRHGVKIVGQMIKENPEMVLAMAVAAWVSPYAMTYFSEVMVAQFGAGMVATSLAGAATGATVAATSHVISSKGDLKGIEKSILHGALTGGIAAGVAHGLMETQYMIDLVGEGTTLANTVSNVIKSVGMAGADSLIYDRDFSDTFLASFLQTTANGYIHQYTQNLTTLVQSFVSGVVGGMITSEIYGGDFATNFAHGFIGSYIDYTQNELGGMFDFDFSLVEAVELTMDFIPVVSNLKAAYEFSTGETIFGGVELGDLDRNLAGATILLGPVGKAAVKTGKVAYTVAKHSDEAVDMLTASSKVHDATNVASFEKLRSSLAAEEIIKADRVGTALTKQDKNHLAASFLTKDQLAAGKVFIIRGGDGVQRTLLQTKGTLDGKSGVFEYLLESDGTVSHQLFKKGRINGVPTKITQ, from the coding sequence ATGAAAATACATAAATTTATATTTTTCCTACTCATGTTTGTTGTCTCATCAGCCCATGCAACGCGTGTTGATGTGTACATGAAAGATGTAAGTAGAGACACCTACCAATTTTATGCAAAGTTGGTAGAACCTAGACCCATGGTTTTAATTCATGGAGATGTTGTTACTCCCATCCCTTTGGGGCCTGAAACGCCAGAAATTGAAAGAACTAGCTATCTGCGTGTTTGGAAACAAGGCAGTCAGTGGAAAGCAGAACGTTTTACTCCTAAACAAACGACTCAGTACAATGAGTTTGTTCGCACAAGCCAAAAAAATAAATTGGCGCGCGCAGCCCACAACTCATATAGTTCAAGCTCATCCGTATATGTAAGGATGGGAAGCTATAAGTTTTCGATTAATAATTACAAATCATCTCCCAGTGTCGTTCAGTCAGGCATTGTTTCTGGCCTGATTAAAAGTCAGTTTGCCTATCCTTATGCCTCATTTGCCCAAACTGAAAACAGTATCAGTGTTGATTCTTATGTGACTGATGGTGGACAAGCTGCGCTCTCTTTATCGATTCCTTTTGCGCAAACACAGGCTCGTTTATCTTTTGTTGAAAACAGTTACCGAATTGAAGGGTTGGAGTCTCTAAAAGCCGATCCAAGTGTAACGGTTAATACGGCAGGTAATCTCACCACAATCGATGTTGAGCATGAAGATAAGGTTGTCTCATACTTTTTCAAGACACAAACTTGGGTCGATGATGCCTCTGGCATCAAGAATGCGAACGGCTCTGGTTGGGCCAAGGCGCCATATCAAGCTAACTATCTATCGGCGATTGGTCAATGTGAACGCTTAAAATCTCAGAGTGAACCAAGTTGTTACTTACCGATTCAGCTTGACTATGGGCGTTCCGCGAATTTAAACAAATTCCCATATTTAGCAGGTTGGAAGGATGATAAACAAGTCGTCACCAACAACTATAAATACATGGGTGGTGTGATGGCAATTGTAAGCCGTGATACCAAGCAAACTTCTGGTTCTAGCAGAGCTAAATCGACATACTCCTATACTGTTAATGCATCGGGACAGCCTCAGTTTTTGAGTCAAGAAAGTGTGCCAAACCCGAGCAGTAACACACGTAACTTGACCACTTATATCACTCATGGTGACTATGCTGGGCTTGCCAATAAAATCGAACGTTTTGGGCATATCGATAATACTGAATATCGATTGTCTGAAACCGATATCGAATGGCGACTGACATCCAATGGTCAAGCGCAGAAAGCGCGTGTTGTTGAGTCAGTGTATGATATTGACGGCAATATCAGCCAAACTAAAACGATTGAAAACAGCTATGACGACCAAAATCGCCTAGAAAAACGCATCACCATTACTGATAACAACAATGGTGAGCAGGTAGAAGACCAAGTCGAGTATCGATTTGAAAATGATTATGCAGTGGGTAAGATTGAACGTCGTAGTGTCATCAGTCCGGCCTATGAAAACGGCGTTAGCGATCAATTGGTTAAAGAGTTTGAGTATGTTTATCGAGACGATAAACTGGTTGAACAGATCACGCGTCAGGGGGGCTATACCACAAGTGATGCAGTCACTCAGGATGCGAAAGGCAGAGTGACGGCGCGAGTTAGAAAGGTCAATGGTCAGGTCGTATTGCGTGAGACAAGCCAATATACAGGTGATAACCTCACGCAGCGATGTGAAAATGGTCAATGTATAGACTATCAGTATCGAACTACAGCGACAGGTCGAGTGGAAACGTCGTCAATTAATGGAACTCCTTATGAGGAAACCCATTATGATGACAAAAACCGAGTGGTTGCAAAAACAGCTCGTGGTATCACTAAAAAGACAGAGTTTTACGCAATTGACGATGTGCCAGCACGCTTGAATGAGTGGGTGGCAGTTTGTCCTAGTGACACAGTCTCGGTTGTATATAACGCTACACCAAGTGCAATGACGTGTGTGACTAGTCGCGGTCAGTACCAAATCCTAAAAGGGATGGACGACAGGTTCATCATCTCAGCCGAACTCAAACAAGACAAATATTCGAAACAGCTACTATTACCGCATTTTGAAGGTGATGAAGCAGTAACATACGCTGTCAAAGGTGATGCTGAAACACGCGAAATCGAATATGAAGTTAATGGCCAAAGTGAAAGTCGCTCAGAGCTACTTGATAATGTGACCGAGTCATATGATAAGTGGGGCAATGTTGTCCGTCGTTATCATGACATTACAGGGCTTTTATATCAGGTTGATGATCATCTCGGCAATACCATTCGCTTTACCTACAATGCGTTGGGTAAATTGACGTCATCTGAACTTAACAGTAACCCAGAAACCAAGATTGTTTATGTTTACGATGCGCGTGGGCAAAGAACACAAACTATTGACCCATCTCGTGGAGATTGGAAATATCACTACAATCTAAAAGGACAACTTGCTTGGCAGCAGGATGCCAACGGCGACCGCACCGAGTTTAGTTATGACAACTTCAATCGAGTAATACGCATGTCGACGCCTGAGTCAACCGTGTGTTACGAGTTCCCAACTAAACTGCCACTTGCAGAGCCAAAGCGTGTTGTTAAGGTTGCGGGTAGACAACAAACCTGTGCTAACCAAGAGACAATATATGAGGAAGTTAACACCTACGAGTGGCCCAATGGCTGGCTTAAAAAACGAGAGATTACTTTAGAAGACGGCTACACCCAGACGACTTCCTACGAGTATAACAGTAACGGTCAAGTTAAAAAGGAGACGACACCCTCTCGTCTAGGTAATGAGTTTGCACTTGAAATTGGCTACAGCAATGGCTCGCCATATAAGTGGACCAATGCTCAAACCGGTGAACTTTATAAAGAAATCCTAGCTAAAGATGCCCAGCAACGTGTCACGAATGTGCGTTTTGGTAATGGTCTAGAAGAGTTTTATCGCTATGATCGTGTATCAGGCCAACTCTTAGAACAGTCGGCAACACGCAGTGGCTCCTTGGTGTATCGTTATGAATATCGTTATAACTCTGATGACCTCTTGTCTAGCCGTAAACGCCATTTTTACTACCGTAATCGTAGCGAAACCTCATTTGAAGATGAATACCGTTATGATGAACAAGACAGGCTAAAAGCTCATACTATTAAGCAATTCTGCGCTAACGGTATTTGCCAAGAGATCAACGCAAACGGGTTTATCTCAGCCACTTCCGAGTTTGAATATGATAAGTATGGCAACATTACCTACAAAACTGGTGTGGGTGATTATTACTATGAATCCGCTGATCCGTTTAAGCTGACTCGTCTTGAAGAGGAGAATGGTGAGACTCGTCACTTTACTTATGACAAAAATGGCAACATGTTATCGGATGGGCTTAGACAGTTCCGCTACGAGAGCAATCGCCTTGTCTATGTTGGTCGCGTCTCAGACAATCAAGACAACACAGTCGTTGATAGAGATGAAACTCGCTTTACCTATGGGCCAGACGGTCAACAGATTGTCCGCACCGATAAGCGTTTTGATGTATCAAGCCTTGAATGGGTAACCGAAAAATCGTTCTCATCTGGTGCTTATACCTATAATCAAACCTCTGGTAACAAACAATACGAGACTTATGGGGGCAATGGCTTTGCGCTAACCTGTAGTGAGTCTTCTTGTTCGGTTGCCTACTCTCATACTGACCGACTCGGTCAGCAGATAATGGTCACCAACGCTGAAGGTACGATTACTTCACAAACCTTCACTGACCCGTTTGGTTCAACGCATAATGTACTCATGCCTGAAATGGATGATGCTTTTGCCGTTTCACCGACTTATAGCTCTATGTTTGGTCATGTGGGTGTTGCAGGCTTTGACCTGATTCATATGAAGGGTAGAGTGTATGACCCGTATTTGGCACGCTTTATTCAAGCCGATGCCTTTATTAAAGGCAAAGAGTCAGTGGCGAATTACAATCGCTACACCTTTAATCTAAATAACCCTGTCAACAACATTGATCCAAGCGGCTATTTTTCATTTGGGGGAGCGTTTAAATCAATTGGGAGAGGTTTCAAATCATTAGGCAAAGAAATCGGGAGAGGTTTTAAAAAACTCGCGCGAGAAGCCAGTCGAGTCGCCAATCAAATTCGGGCAGAGGCGAAGCGTGCTGAAAGTCGAGTGCGTAACGAGGTAAAACGTGCCGAAAGCCGCGTTCGTAATGAAGTTCAGCGGGTAGAGCGTCAAATTCGTCACGAAGCGAAACGCTTCGAAAGGCGGGCTCGTCATGAAGTTGGTCGCTGGGAATCGGACGTGCGCCATGGAGTTAAGATCGTTGGTCAAATGATCAAAGAAAACCCCGAAATGGTGCTCGCGATGGCGGTGGCTGCGTGGGTTAGCCCATATGCAATGACCTACTTCTCTGAAGTGATGGTAGCGCAGTTTGGTGCAGGCATGGTTGCTACATCATTGGCGGGGGCCGCAACAGGAGCAACTGTTGCAGCGACCAGTCATGTGATCAGCAGTAAGGGAGATCTTAAAGGGATTGAAAAGTCTATCTTACATGGAGCCCTTACTGGAGGAATTGCTGCTGGTGTTGCTCATGGTTTGATGGAAACTCAGTATATGATCGATTTAGTTGGCGAAGGAACCACGCTAGCAAACACGGTCAGTAATGTCATTAAAAGTGTTGGAATGGCAGGTGCCGACAGCCTGATCTATGACCGAGACTTCTCTGATACCTTCCTTGCCTCGTTTTTGCAAACCACGGCTAATGGATATATTCATCAATACACGCAAAATCTTACAACTCTGGTTCAGAGCTTTGTTTCTGGCGTTGTCGGGGGTATGATCACCAGCGAGATTTATGGTGGAGACTTTGCGACCAATTTCGCGCATGGCTTTATTGGTTCGTATATCGATTATACTCAAAATGAGCTCGGGGGAATGTTCGACTTTGACTTTAGCCTAGTTGAAGCTGTCGAACTGACGATGGACTTTATTCCTGTTGTCAGTAACCTTAAAGCGGCTTATGAGTTTAGTACAGGCGAGACGATATTTGGCGGGGTCGAGCTTGGTGACCTAGATCGTAACCTTGCGGGTGCGACGATACTGCTAGGTCCAGTCGGTAAAGCAGCGGTTAAAACGGGTAAAGTCGCTTATACGGTAGCGAAACACTCCGATGAAGCGGTTGATATGCTCACCGCGAGCTCAAAGGTGCATGATGCGACTAATGTTGCCAGTTTTGAAAAACTTCGTTCATCTCTTGCCGCAGAAGAAATTATTAAAGCAGACAGGGTGGGGACAGCACTTACCAAACAAGATAAAAATCATTTGGCAGCTAGTTTTCTAACAAAGGATCAACTGGCCGCAGGAAAGGTCTTCATAATTCGGGGGGGAGATGGAGTGCAAAGAACATTGCTGCAAACTAAAGGCACTTTAGATGGCAAATCTGGGGTTTTTGAGTATTTGCTCGAATCAGATGGCACTGTATCACACCAGTTGTTTAAAAAGGGTAGGATTAATGGTGTTCCTACTAAGATAACCCAGTAA
- a CDS encoding CreA family protein, with protein MLRKIAAVTMLSLGLTACDNNEVGDVSLGLFTLKDIKIENLKDDVVTGVTCHIASVEADFSLADPSDSSISCRQTGDITPEMIAKIDKSKSGEVVFRKSKSIFFKSMKVRRIYDSENQTLLYLSYTTKETEGSFKHSLSTVPLWGTKAYSTAVITK; from the coding sequence ATGTTAAGGAAAATAGCCGCGGTAACTATGCTCTCTCTTGGACTCACTGCTTGCGATAACAATGAGGTTGGCGATGTGTCTTTGGGCTTGTTTACGTTAAAAGATATCAAAATCGAAAATTTAAAAGATGATGTGGTAACCGGCGTAACCTGCCATATCGCCTCAGTTGAAGCCGACTTTAGCTTAGCTGATCCAAGTGATAGCTCTATTTCATGTCGTCAAACTGGAGATATAACACCAGAAATGATCGCTAAAATAGACAAGAGTAAGTCGGGCGAAGTCGTGTTTAGAAAGTCAAAAAGCATATTCTTTAAGTCTATGAAAGTTAGGCGAATTTATGATTCAGAAAATCAGACTTTGCTCTATTTATCCTACACAACAAAAGAAACAGAGGGTAGCTTCAAACACAGTTTATCAACGGTTCCACTCTGGGGTACGAAAGCATATTCTACAGCGGTTATAACCAAATAG
- a CDS encoding DUF3541 domain-containing protein, which yields MKKHWSILVLTSTVSLCSHAAIPQATQDFIAGSEQIKTTYQQHLLFLPPFKLGHYAIRMYRQTGDSSYQTGIWVDTARVASNLNRIANELYNPSLIEQASKNIDKRYQNSDPVKESLRKKTLQQYTEYIELAVNLIGSMARADELGLKHIQDDKLRALLNHYDFANYAIDPDMIKAWAAQLSNQVYWLKQLGVQDIVDEYISAFKKTYPDHLDTQLTDQQYANKIYGLTHIIIAASGYYQHSINEKDYQWVYDYFRSNIDTIIARTKEDVIAESGIVFLLAGLHDDPALIKTQRHILNSIDPKHNMVLSTTGSADISKGEHRNVLSAILLNWQGTNSSVNIQQSPHLFPTLPYGLVAK from the coding sequence ATGAAAAAGCATTGGAGCATTCTCGTTCTCACGTCTACTGTTAGTCTTTGTAGTCACGCCGCAATACCACAAGCTACGCAAGACTTTATTGCCGGTTCAGAGCAGATTAAGACCACGTATCAACAGCACTTACTTTTTCTGCCTCCATTTAAACTTGGCCATTACGCTATTCGCATGTATCGTCAGACAGGCGATAGCAGTTATCAGACGGGAATTTGGGTTGATACTGCTCGTGTAGCCAGTAACCTAAACCGAATAGCCAATGAGTTATATAATCCCTCTCTTATTGAGCAAGCTTCAAAGAATATCGATAAACGCTACCAAAACTCAGACCCAGTAAAAGAATCATTAAGAAAGAAAACGCTCCAACAATATACAGAATATATAGAGCTTGCTGTTAATCTTATTGGCTCAATGGCTCGAGCGGATGAGTTAGGACTCAAACATATTCAAGATGACAAATTACGTGCGCTACTCAACCATTATGATTTCGCAAACTATGCGATAGACCCAGATATGATCAAAGCATGGGCCGCCCAACTGTCTAATCAGGTTTATTGGCTTAAACAGCTGGGTGTTCAAGATATCGTTGATGAGTATATCTCAGCGTTTAAGAAGACTTATCCTGACCATCTTGATACTCAGCTAACTGATCAACAATACGCCAACAAAATTTATGGCCTAACGCATATTATTATCGCTGCGTCTGGTTATTATCAGCATTCTATTAACGAGAAAGACTATCAGTGGGTTTATGACTATTTTCGCAGCAACATAGACACCATTATTGCAAGAACAAAAGAGGATGTGATTGCAGAATCAGGCATAGTGTTTTTATTAGCAGGTCTACATGACGACCCAGCACTGATTAAAACACAGCGCCATATTCTAAACAGTATCGACCCCAAACATAATATGGTACTCAGTACCACCGGAAGTGCAGACATTAGTAAAGGAGAGCATCGTAATGTTCTTTCAGCGATCCTTTTAAATTGGCAAGGAACCAATAGCTCAGTAAATATACAGCAGAGCCCTCACCTCTTTCCAACCTTACCTTATGGTCTGGTTGCAAAGTAG